The sequence ttttattacatgcagtAAGACACCTTGTCCTTTAGCTTCTTTGCTATCTCTGTCCATGAGAGAGGGCGAAACTCTGAAAACATACTTGGACCGatattgggagatgttcaacgaGATAGAGGGCAATTTTAAGGACATGGCCATTAGTACTTTCAAGCTCGGCTTGCTTGCAGGACACGGTCTAAGGAAGTCTTTGACGGGGAAACCTGTCACCAGTATTCGTCAATTAATGGATCAGATTGACAAGTATAAGAGGGTTGAGGAAGACCAACTGCAAGATAAGGGGAAAggtaaggttatccctcaagagaggagggatttcaggtcggaacgttATAACAATAACAAACCCCGGCGATATTTTGCCGGACAATCTGGACCTGCAGCCCCACAAGTAGTAAACACCATGTTTCGAAAACTGGTGCATCAAGTTTTGGAAAAGGTCAAGAACAAGTCGTATTttaaatggccgaacaagataaGTGGAGATCCTTCAAGGTGTAATCAAAGCCTCCATTGCCAGTATCATCAGGACCAAGGACATACCACTAAAGATTGTCGAACATTGTGGAACCATCTGGAACAATTGGTTAAGGAGGGGAAGCTGCAACAATTTTTGTACCGACCCAATGGACAAGGAGACTAGTCAAGGTCACAGGGCCCGGGAAGTGCTTCTTCAAGGCCATCATTGGGCACAATCAATGTTATATTTGATGCACCTGGAAGGACTGGCTCTCAACCCACCAAGGTGATGTCTGTGACCAGGTCGCCAACCGAGGACTTAAAACTCCAAGTCGAAAAGAGCTAGATTAGAGATCCGACCTTCATTGAGTTTCTCGGATGAAGATAAGATTGGAACTATCCAACCACATGGTGACGCTTCAGTGGTCACCCTTCGTATAggggggtatgatgtgaagagggtaATGGTGGATCAAGGCAGTTGTGTAGAAGTCATGTATCCTGACTTATACAAAGGATTAAACTTGAAACCTGAAGACCTGACAACTTACGATTCGCCTCTGGCGGGTTTTGATGGAAAACTTGTTGCCTCGAAGGGTCAAATTAGATTACCAGTGCAAGCCGGTTCAAAATTGGTCAAAGTGGATTTCATAGTGGTGGATGCATACTCCCCTTACACGGCCATTGTTGCTAGACCCTGGCTTCACACCTTGGGTGTCGTTTCTTCTGTCAGAAGGTTAAGTATCTGTCTGGAGACCGAGTTGAGGAACTAGTAGGGAACCAAACTATGGCTAGACAGTGTCTCGTGTCTGCAATTCTGCATCAACCAGTAGCTGAGTCCTCAGCCATAGTCAAAGAAGGTTTATAGCAGTCAATGTCTCCAGAATTACCAATGAGGGGGCCTGCTAAGGATGCCAAATGTGAGGATTTGGAGAAATTCCCCATTGGTGACGATCCAGACAAGTTTTTTCAGGTTGGGGCTCAGCTTCCATCTCGGAAGAAGGAAGAGTTGATAGTTTTTCTTAAGAACAACATTGATGTATTTGCTTGGGATACCTACGAGGCTCCGAGAGTGGATCCGAGCTTTATCTGCCATCATCTAAATGTCAATCCATCTGTTATCCCCAGGAAACAACCACCTCGTCGTTCATCCAAGGAGCATTCGGATGCTATAAAGGACGAGGTGATGAAACTTAAGCGAGCTGGGGCTATTAAAAAGGTTTTTTACCCTGAATGGCTGGCTAACACTGTAGTGGTTAAAAAGAAGACGGGAAAGTGGCGTGTATGCGTAGATTTTACAGACTTGAATAAAACCTGCCCAAAGGACCATTTCCCTATGCCTCAGATTGATCAGTTAGTGGACGCCACTGTGGGCCACATTGgaatgagctttttggatgcctttcaggGGTATCATCAAATACCTCTAGCCCTGGACGACCAAGACATGACAACTTTTGTTACTCCTGTgagaaactatcattataaagtgatgcctttttgtttgaagaatgcaggggctacctaccaaaggatgatgagtaggatgtttgaaccacagtTGAGAAAAAACATTGaatttatatcgatgatatggtagTAAAAAGCAAGGCAGAGTCCGAGGATGTTAGTGATCTCGGGAATATTTTTGATATCTTGAAGAAGCACAAACTACGACTTAACGCTTCCAA is a genomic window of Quercus lobata isolate SW786 chromosome 2, ValleyOak3.0 Primary Assembly, whole genome shotgun sequence containing:
- the LOC115968070 gene encoding uncharacterized protein LOC115968070, which encodes MAVHSKNKALMCKVFPSSLGLVAMRWFNGLRAGSINSFKELTQTFKSRFITCSKTPCPLASLLSLSMREGETLKTYLDRYWEMFNEIEGNFKDMAISTFKLGLLAGHGLRKSLTGKPVTSIRQLMDQIDKYKRVEEDQLQDKGKGKVIPQERRDFRSERYNNNKPRRYFAGQSGPAAPQVVNTMFRKLVHQVLEKVKNKSYFKWPNKISGDPSRCNQSLHCQYHQDQGHTTKDCRTLWNHLEQLVKEGKLQQFLYRPNGQGD